The stretch of DNA CTTTGGGGATGACAGCATGGTGCAGCTTCCTCTGCTGGACTGTGGAGACGGAGGCAGCTGACAATACAGCAGGGGAACAGCTGCCTATTGAAAGGAGAGGAACACAGGCAACATTCAGTAAGCGCTAAAAGGTAGGATACATTCAGTTGCCAAATCTTTAGGTACACATAACTAAAATTAATGCAGTGTAATACAACAACCCTGATATACATCCTACTTTCATtcaggttataatgttcagcttTATATTGAACTGTTTGTAGTGTTCTTTAACTGTAAGGTACTCACAACGACCATAATGTTGAATCAAAATCTCTCTAAAACTGCATTATTAATGAAAACCATGTGACACTCAGCATTAACTCAGCATTGAACACTTTATATGGAGCATCACAGAATGCACAACATGTTGAACCTTGAGGTGGGTGAGCTGTAACAGCAGAAGACAACATCTGGTTACACTCCTGtgagccaagaacagaaatctgaggctgcagtgggcacagATACGACAAGACTGGAAAAAACATAGTCTGGTCTAATGATTCTGGATGTctacagacacatgcagatgGTGGGGTCTGAGTTTGGTGTCAACAGTAGGCTGCTGGttgtgtaatggtgtggggatTGTTTTCTAGGCAGACTTATTGTTGCTGACAatgtgcatccctttatggccacaatttaccatcttctaatggcgaCCTCCAACATGATAACACACCATGTCACAAAGTAATAGtttctcaaactggtttcatgaacatggCAATGGGTTCAGTGGACGTCAGTGGCCTCCCCTGTTACTAGTTCTGAATCCAGCTGACAAATCTTGCAGAAAttatgtgatgcagtcatgtgaACATGGATCAAAATCTCAAAGGagtgtttccaacatcttgtggaatcaaTGCCACGAAGAACTGAGGCTTATTTGAGGTCCCGTCCAGTATTAGTATAGTGTTCATAATAAAGTGCTCGGTGAGTCTATGTATGCACTGACCAGATGACTATCAACAACATATGAGTAAGAAGGCATTTTAAAGGCTGGATGCTAACTACTAACAAACAATACAGTTCCTTATAGGAAACATAAACTGTGGatgaatatttgaatatgtAACAAATTATATCCGCAGATGTCAACCAAACACCGCTAACTCCGTCTCATTGTGCAGACGCATGTTATTGTCAGCATCACAGTTGTTAAAACGCTCGTCACAGTAGATCAACCAGCCAGATATCTAAATCTACTGTTATACTGCCTGAGTAACAATCTACGACAAGGTTAATTGATAAATATAAAACCAGGGAGTCTACAGAGTCTCTGTAACAGACGTCACGTCACAGTAACCCCCTGGGCAGGATGGTGGTCTAAGCTCAGACATATTTAACGCTTTATccttcatttattatttcacaaagTGATGCTGGAATTCGGATATTCGGTAAATAATTACACAGAAATATTTTGAAAGTCCAAAATATGAGCTACTAGCTAGCTGAAGCCTATGCTAGCAGGTTATTAGCCGAGCCGGTTAGCAAGGTCACTCATCTCTTGCGTGCAGGCTGGTGTGAGTCAGTGCAGGGATGGAATAGGtgtaaaaatatactttaatatACTCTAAGACACACATATGCACGTGTACTAGCAACTGTTTTGACGTTACTCACTTGAAATCTTTGGAAGGACACTCGCAGGACGGCTAACCAACGCTACGGTCGCCATCTTTCCGACTACGGCGTACCGAGTGGGACAAAATACAGGAACGTCAACGATGTATTCAGGACAGTGGTGGTCTGAACTGTGGAGTGACGCACACGCAAGGCAAATACAAGCCACTGAACAGAACTTATTTTAGACGTGTAAAATAAGTTTCTAAATTCTAATTAGACAAGAAACTTAAACCCgaaaacagaaataatcatTCGCTCagaaattaaagagaaaatgaaaatagtaGAAAGTATAGAGAataaatgggggggggggggggggggctgtccaAATACAGAGAACATGTTCAGTCTGTGCAGAAACGCAGATACTACGAGTCAAAAGATCAAAGAAAGTAGGTTTGATGAATCTGtcttaaatttatttatttatatctgttATTAAATAACTCCCCTTGTTTAGGCCTACCTATATTTCTGACCAGTGTTGAAGTTAATTTGGAGTCACGAAAATAAaacgttttctttctttttatacctttaaaaTTTTTCATACACACATCAAGAACTGTGTAATGCAGCTTatctgtaaaacagaaaatccaaagCATTTATATGATGAAGATTTTAAACTATAGCACCCTCTAGAGGATTTTAAAAGCCCACCTGTCAGATCCATATGATGCCTGTTGGACTGTTATGATATTGTTTCCTTCTTTAATACTGCTGTAGTGAAAGAGTTCCTAATCTTTTTTCGATAATTTTCTGCCCTTACAGTGGTTGAAATATTTTGAACTATTGGCTGCAGTTACATGAGCAGGACTAACATGAGATATTACAGAACGACCAGGAGAGGGAGAGCTTTTCATACTTTATCTTTTGTTGAattcgatttttttttctttttaccgaGTGCCTGATTAGAGCTTCAGGAGAAATTACCTCACAGAATCTACAAGTTgcaatgaaatgaacaaaagatgaaactAAAAATCATTAAACACAGATAGATGGAGAACTGATGTAGGAGTTCAGTTTGATGTTAGTTCAGTTAATTAGGATTCTAATTTGCCtaaaaagtttaatttgttttctaaggagctgatgataaatgataaGGTCATGCTTGTAATTCATTTCACACTGTGAacagtttttaataaacttttcATCTGCATGTCTTCCTGTGAGGAAACAGATGCTATAATGCTGCTAATTTTTTCTCATACACAACTTTTGAACTTTGGAAAATTCAAAAATAAGTTTAAGCTATGCACGAGGTAATGCAGCTTAATCGTTCTTTCTCTGTGTACTTCAACTCTCTTAAAAACATGACTTACATTTTAAACTTTGTCACTGCTTACAGTACAGTTTGCATTCTCATCCATACTCCCAGCTTATGCAGATGCAACAATCCCTCAGCAATTTCTTAGAAATTGCATTTTCTAGTTTATAGAATACTTTTCAAGATATTGAAAGATGCTTTACATGTCATTTAGACATTTAGATTTTCACAATGTGCCAAAGAGGCCTCACTTTCATTTCAGGTTGAATCACACATAACCATAACTATGAGGataaaaattgtgaaatattaaaacacatgtTCTTTGaaacaactttttatttcatcataaaagacataaaaatgactttgatTGACTTTCGTCAGCTACAATCTATCCTCTCGGGATCTCTGGTGGTTTAGCTAATAGATAGTGAGGGAACAAGTCTATCTTCAGTTTAAGTTGGATCTCTGTTGGCGACTAACGACATAAATCATTGTAAAAACAtggtaaataatgtaaaaattgttttattatgtcCTGTAAcattattttgtgaaataaatggGATCCTGGCAAGGTAGTCTGAACTCTTGTCTGTTTGACAGCCAAGAATCCAGCGGTTTCTAATccagatgtacacacacaataGTAAAGTGCAAGATTTCTAATACTGCAAGGCACAAACTATCAATAATAggattgtatttttgtttctaatataaaaaatattattaataacacagacaaaatgtttccatACAGTAACAACACAACAAGTAAAACCTTGTCTAAACCCTCAacaaatatctgaaatatttttcttaaaatatgtTCTGTATTACACATACATACGAAATTACAGCAGAAATATGTACAATAAATTCTattacaaatacatattttattattgttgaatTAAATTCttaaacaaatatgaaacataGGATCAAACATATTCcataataaataagtaaaacaattaataatCAGTAGTAATCAACTGCAttctacatttaaaaagtacatgacaaatatttatttgttaacatcatgtttaaaaaaagacattttttggcTCAGCCTTTATTGCACACAATTTTTCAAATCTTTTACCATTACGAAACTTAAATGAGGCTAAAATGTCtaaaagacaagagaaaataaaagcaaaaacaaagattagATTGATTTCCTACCAATGTGCTTTTTTAAAgtcagctgttttatttttaacatggAAACAGAGAAGTAAAAGTCTAACCTGTGTATCAAAGATGTCAATGCGCAGCAAAGATGGGTTCAGTAAATAATCCAGGAAACAATGacagcaaaacatttttgctgTACTTTGAAATgggattttaaccatttaatttAAACTCAAGTGCATTCTTATGTGGCAGACAGCTTGATGTCTCCAGtgtgacacatttaaacacactgtCTGCCTGCAACTGCATCTCAACtcctttataaaaaaacaaacaaaaaaaacacatacaactGGTTGATTGACAACACTGTCATACAAACTCAAAGTTTCACAGAATAAAAATTTTACACTATGACTGCatacttaaaataataaatagaagAAATCCCTCTTAGCTGATGATCAGTGTATCCCAACCACACATCAGTATTTTGTTCATGGCATGTGGGAACTGGTTTGTTTTCTACTTGTCAGTAGAAAACATCGGCTTGAGCTGTTTTCCAACTGAGACTCAGGATCTGACTCTTGTCTCTGGTTCTGACTTCTCTAACACTTTGTTTTGTGACGTCATGTAGACACGGCAGCAACATGTTTGCAGCAAATAACAGCATGAAggatcttttcattttctgtgtgtacaCGGCCAGacaaatgaaactttatttcatCTGTCCATTTACTTCCACTTCAACAACATGCTCATTCTCAGGTGGGATATGGGACATTGAGTGTGAACATTCCCAGTTCCCACTTGTCATGAACGCAGCACATTTCCCTTGGACTGTTAGACGATAGGGGGCAAACACTGAGACGGTTCCTGGCGATCCTTTCTCTCTGCACCCACTTCTTCTTGAGGCTTGATTATGATGTGAACAGGCCTTTCTCCCCTTCCTTTCTGTTTGGTATCTGTGGAGAGCTTGCCCTCGCTCTCACATACCTCCTCCTCCGCTGACGCCCCGATGGGCCGCAGACGCTCAGCAGGTGCCAACTTTGTTCCTGTTTCTGAGCTGTCTCTCTTCAGCTTGTCGTTAGTGCTGCTTTCTGAGCTGACCTTCTCTGCAGTACCATGGAAACAAAGGACAGTAAAATGTCAGCTTGAGGTGAATACAAAAGAACTCTGTTGGTGTGTCTGCAGCCATGGCATCAGCTGATGCCTCTTCAGCTCAGTCAGAATTATTAATGAAATCCGTTTCACTCAATAAAAAGTAACTGCGTTATTATTAAGTGGACATTGGGAGGGCAACAAGCATAGATGAGTggaaattaatatttttgattGTTCGCAGTATTTATGAAACGTAACATGAGGAAAGTAACATATTTTCATGCTTTGTGGACTTCTGGAAGATGATAGGTTTTTGGAATGACGTCAAAGCCAAAATTTATGATTTGCTTGATGTCACTATAACACTGAGCCCTTTAGTCTGCATCTTAGGTTTAGATTATACTGTTAAATACGCTGTCAAGTATAAGTGTATTTTGAGAATATGTTGATAAGTGGAAAGATTGTTCAGATGTGAATCGGCTACAAAAGCCCTGATGTattgttgtggtttgttttgtgcATTTAAACACTGAGGTTGAGTGTTACCGTCTGTAGTGTAATAATATTGTTATGTTACCATTGTTATTTAAGTTTATTATTTGAGTTGCCATAAATGTGATGTAATTATGATGAAATGCTAATATAAAATATCGCAATTGCAAACTTGTACCATTCAGTCCGAACtgtatagattttttttgcagTCTTTATTATTCTAAGTATACAGCACAGATGCTGAAATGGACTGTACTCTTACCAGGCTTGCCAttagtttgtctgtctgtgctggttGAGCTGTCTGAGGTTTTCCTCACTGTCGGCCTGGTTCTTGGCCGGACTTTGTTGAAGTTTCCCTCCAGGATCCACTCATGCTGTAACCCCTCATCAGGAGTCATGCGCTTGGTTGGATCCCAACTGACAAGCACAGAGAAGTAATTTAAGTATGCAAGTGCAGCTTGAACTTTAATGCAGTACCATTGAAGCctaatgatttttaaaaagtcacatcCAGTTTTTTACGCAGTCATTTCAGAATCTAGCAGAAGTGTAAAGGTGACTTACGTGAGGCAGTGTTTGATGAAGTCTAAGAACAAGACATCATTAGTTTTCAAAGCGGCTGACAGCTCCTTGGAGTTGGgtctcctcttctttcccttGCTGTTAGTGATGTTCCTTGGATTTCCTTTGGAGTCTGCaaccaaaacacagcagcagtttatcTGATTGTTCCCATGTTATCTTAAACTTTCTGCAAAGCGGTAACCCACTGAGATATTCATTCATCTTCTCATCTAGTAATCCCACATTGTATCAAATAAAATACCCAATAagacattaagaaaaatatcTAGGTGAAAAAAAATTCTCACCAAAGAATAACCTCCTCCTCGACGCTGACTGCACAAAATCATTTGGAGGCATCCCCAGAACCTGTAATATCAGGATACTTTCACACACTGAAGCAACTCAGCAACcatatttcaaaaacacacacaattatgtCCACGTCCTACCTCCATTATGCAAGCTATCTGCTCCACTTCGCTCTCTCCTGGGAAGAGAGGATAGCCTGTGTAGAGCTCAGCTAGGATGCAGCCCAGACTCCACATGTCAATGGCCATGCTGTAGGGGTGACCCAGGATCACCTCTGGGGAGCGGTAGAAGCGGCTCTGGATGTAGGTGTACACTAATGGAGGTGGAAAGTagagggaaaaagagacaaTAAGGTGCATAAGTTCATATACGATTTATGTTCACAGAACCAGACCATTTCTTTGAATATCCCAACATGGTGAAAATGGTTGTTACATATTCTCACAAAGGAGTTATATGCTCTTACCCCTTTGTTGTTCATAACAGCTTGACCCAAAGTCCACCACCTTGATGTTCCCTGGCCCTCTCTGAGACAGAAGGATGTTCTCCTGTTAAGAAGTAAAACCAAAAAAGCTTTCATGAATTACGCTGCAGTATCACAATGCTCCACAAGGTGGAGCAAAATTCACACTATTGTTCTGGGGAATCTTTTCGCAGGATAATGACCCACAGCATTACAGtgattcaactgtgtgatcCACATAAGGTTTCACTGAGTTTTAAATCATGCCCAATAATTTGTATTCCAAATACAGAGCCAGGTGTTACAGATAATAGAAGTCAGTACCGGTTTGAGGTCGCAGTGGATTATCTTCTCCCTGTGCAGCATCTGCAGGCACCTGAGAAGAGCATGGGCAAACCGACGGATGAGAGCGAGACTGAAGCCctggaagttgttttttttgatgagCTCGTACAAGTTCACCCTGTGAAGAGGAACAAAATGCAATGCATGGTTAGTTAGTAATGCTAATAAAGAATACATTGGAttaatcttcaaaatattttcccttacaatatttctttttttttaaactttttttttcctttttccgtCTACACACATCATCTCTATACATAGTAGAGTGAGCACAGTAAGGACTCAAATAATTGCCCTGAAAAAGGGCTGCTAAGTTTGATGTCACTGTACATCACCTATAATAGAATATCCACTGACTGTCAAGTGCACAATAATCTATGATTGTCCTCACATTGACAAAGGAACAGAGACGTGCAGTGTGTCCCCCTGCCATTTCTTTCCACTTGTGATAAGCATAAACTTCTTTAGACTGTGTAACAGGAGACTTCACACCATGAAGCAAGAAGGGGAAGGAGATAGGGCCCTAATCAAGG from Seriola aureovittata isolate HTS-2021-v1 ecotype China chromosome 10, ASM2101889v1, whole genome shotgun sequence encodes:
- the dyrk4 gene encoding dual specificity tyrosine-phosphorylation-regulated kinase 4 isoform X1, which produces MVVAAWGRCAMWEDGTSPACCGFSLLHGCCWGRNRRVQPETSRPEPFPHPHRLPAEGNRLGTNRPCSQKFGPGVGTLPQLEPPVVQVVVSNAKNQHQQSDNILPQIANKGGQNNFQTHPEERPKPTQQFTMRFGAAMDKVSVSRNSKIFSNKLEKEKAYEGQRLPMSPIEALKNFQERMTEFEQEEIMDYTEVWFMGLGSQKIEGSQGGPQNSGYDDEHGSYIRVLHDHIAYRFEVLEVIGKGSFGQVLKCLDHKNNELVAIKMIRNKKRFHHQALVELKILDVIKRKDKDNLHNVIHMKEYFYFRNHLCISFELLGVNLYELIKKNNFQGFSLALIRRFAHALLRCLQMLHREKIIHCDLKPENILLSQRGPGNIKVVDFGSSCYEQQRVYTYIQSRFYRSPEVILGHPYSMAIDMWSLGCILAELYTGYPLFPGESEVEQIACIMEVLGMPPNDFVQSASRRRLFFDSKGNPRNITNSKGKKRRPNSKELSAALKTNDVLFLDFIKHCLTWDPTKRMTPDEGLQHEWILEGNFNKVRPRTRPTVRKTSDSSTSTDRQTNGKPEKVSSESSTNDKLKRDSSETGTKLAPAERLRPIGASAEEEVCESEGKLSTDTKQKGRGERPVHIIIKPQEEVGAERKDRQEPSQCLPPIV
- the dyrk4 gene encoding dual specificity tyrosine-phosphorylation-regulated kinase 4 isoform X2, with the protein product MSAPNKSSEKRNGSKNKLDKLLKERKGTFPLLIKTSRPEPFPHPHRLPAEGNRLGTNRPCSQKFGPGVGTLPQLEPPVVQVVVSNAKNQHQQSDNILPQIANKGGQNNFQTHPEERPKPTQQFTMRFGAAMDKVSVSRNSKIFSNKLEKEKAYEGQRLPMSPIEALKNFQERMTEFEQEEIMDYTEVWFMGLGSQKIEGSQGGPQNSGYDDEHGSYIRVLHDHIAYRFEVLEVIGKGSFGQVLKCLDHKNNELVAIKMIRNKKRFHHQALVELKILDVIKRKDKDNLHNVIHMKEYFYFRNHLCISFELLGVNLYELIKKNNFQGFSLALIRRFAHALLRCLQMLHREKIIHCDLKPENILLSQRGPGNIKVVDFGSSCYEQQRVYTYIQSRFYRSPEVILGHPYSMAIDMWSLGCILAELYTGYPLFPGESEVEQIACIMEVLGMPPNDFVQSASRRRLFFDSKGNPRNITNSKGKKRRPNSKELSAALKTNDVLFLDFIKHCLTWDPTKRMTPDEGLQHEWILEGNFNKVRPRTRPTVRKTSDSSTSTDRQTNGKPEKVSSESSTNDKLKRDSSETGTKLAPAERLRPIGASAEEEVCESEGKLSTDTKQKGRGERPVHIIIKPQEEVGAERKDRQEPSQCLPPIV
- the dyrk4 gene encoding dual specificity tyrosine-phosphorylation-regulated kinase 4 isoform X3 — encoded protein: MLPEINKTSRPEPFPHPHRLPAEGNRLGTNRPCSQKFGPGVGTLPQLEPPVVQVVVSNAKNQHQQSDNILPQIANKGGQNNFQTHPEERPKPTQQFTMRFGAAMDKVSVSRNSKIFSNKLEKEKAYEGQRLPMSPIEALKNFQERMTEFEQEEIMDYTEVWFMGLGSQKIEGSQGGPQNSGYDDEHGSYIRVLHDHIAYRFEVLEVIGKGSFGQVLKCLDHKNNELVAIKMIRNKKRFHHQALVELKILDVIKRKDKDNLHNVIHMKEYFYFRNHLCISFELLGVNLYELIKKNNFQGFSLALIRRFAHALLRCLQMLHREKIIHCDLKPENILLSQRGPGNIKVVDFGSSCYEQQRVYTYIQSRFYRSPEVILGHPYSMAIDMWSLGCILAELYTGYPLFPGESEVEQIACIMEVLGMPPNDFVQSASRRRLFFDSKGNPRNITNSKGKKRRPNSKELSAALKTNDVLFLDFIKHCLTWDPTKRMTPDEGLQHEWILEGNFNKVRPRTRPTVRKTSDSSTSTDRQTNGKPEKVSSESSTNDKLKRDSSETGTKLAPAERLRPIGASAEEEVCESEGKLSTDTKQKGRGERPVHIIIKPQEEVGAERKDRQEPSQCLPPIV